Proteins encoded in a region of the Apostichopus japonicus isolate 1M-3 chromosome 19, ASM3797524v1, whole genome shotgun sequence genome:
- the LOC139959496 gene encoding methyltransferase-like protein 22 isoform X1, with product MCALPGELVLSDVHREVFQPARQSSETKTVLSRFQFSIILDGTTEDKEEKSGPDKDRFDEDGDLIVIRRQEKTMTEVITIEHMMSTEVSRVGLQVWMASFLLCDFIMANSSLFTDQHILELGSGTGITSILLASTNVAGIFCTDTGIDVLIQCQKNISSNTHLTSRDGKMTPEAESKVLVRELDWTHDSLNEDTQNAFHWRQNDKELMQQVKFIVAADVIYDDNLTDAFFRILQKLMKENHIQRAFIALEKRINFSLDDLDVSSPAHDHFLQWVEVLKKTEGFDCRQMKTSFPKRFNYTRTKQLELWQITFSHVRIESEEVHPGN from the exons ATGTGTGCTTTACCTGGGGAATTAGTTTTGTCTGATGTTCACAGAGAAGTTTTTCAGCCAGCCAGACAATCATCTGAAACCAAAACAG TTTTATCAAGGTTCCAATTTTCAATCATTTTGGATGGAACGACAGAAGATAAAGAAGAGAAATCTGGACCGGACAAAGATCGATTTGATGAGGATGGAGATCTTATTGTTATCAGGAGACAGGAGAAGACGATGACAGAAGTGATTACAATAG AACATATGATGTCAACTGAAGTAAGCAGAGTTGGTTTACAG GTTTGGATGGCCTCCTTTCTGCTATGTGACTTCATTATGGCAAATTCTTCCCTCTTTACTGATCAGCATATCTTAGAGTTAGGGAGCGGAACTGGAATAACTTCTATCTTACTCGCATCCACAAACGTTGCTGGTATTTTCTGCACTG ATACTGGGATCGATGTCTTAATTCAGTGTCAGAAGAACATCTCCAGCAATACTCACCTGACCTCGAGAGACGGGAAGATGACACCCGAAGCTGAATCAAAGGTTCTGGTGAGAGAGTTGGACTGGACTCATGACAGCCTCAATGAAGACACCCAGAATGCATTTCACTGGAGACAGAATGACAAAGAGTTAATGCAGCAAGTTAAGTTTATAGTTGCTGCTGATG TGATATATGATGACAACTTGACCGATGCATTTTTCAGGATTCTTCAGAAATTAATGAAAGAGAACCACATTCAAAGAGCATTTATTGCTCTAGAGAAGAG GATCAACTTCAGTTTGGATGATCTGGATGTATCCTCCCCTGCTCACGATCATTTCCTTCAATGGGTAGAGGTCTTGAAGAAGACGGAAGGTTTCGACTGCCGACAGATGAAAACATCATTTCCAAAACGTTTCAATTACACAAGAACTAAGCAACTG GAGCTATGGCAAATAACCTTCTCTCATGTAAGGATTGAAAGTGAAGAGGTTCATCCAGGGAACTAG
- the LOC139959496 gene encoding methyltransferase-like protein 22 isoform X2 codes for MCALPGELVLSDVHREVFQPARQSSETKTVLSRFQFSIILDGTTEDKEEKSGPDKDRFDEDGDLIVIRRQEKTMTEVITIEHMMSTEVSRVGLQHILELGSGTGITSILLASTNVAGIFCTDTGIDVLIQCQKNISSNTHLTSRDGKMTPEAESKVLVRELDWTHDSLNEDTQNAFHWRQNDKELMQQVKFIVAADVIYDDNLTDAFFRILQKLMKENHIQRAFIALEKRINFSLDDLDVSSPAHDHFLQWVEVLKKTEGFDCRQMKTSFPKRFNYTRTKQLELWQITFSHVRIESEEVHPGN; via the exons ATGTGTGCTTTACCTGGGGAATTAGTTTTGTCTGATGTTCACAGAGAAGTTTTTCAGCCAGCCAGACAATCATCTGAAACCAAAACAG TTTTATCAAGGTTCCAATTTTCAATCATTTTGGATGGAACGACAGAAGATAAAGAAGAGAAATCTGGACCGGACAAAGATCGATTTGATGAGGATGGAGATCTTATTGTTATCAGGAGACAGGAGAAGACGATGACAGAAGTGATTACAATAG AACATATGATGTCAACTGAAGTAAGCAGAGTTGGTTTACAG CATATCTTAGAGTTAGGGAGCGGAACTGGAATAACTTCTATCTTACTCGCATCCACAAACGTTGCTGGTATTTTCTGCACTG ATACTGGGATCGATGTCTTAATTCAGTGTCAGAAGAACATCTCCAGCAATACTCACCTGACCTCGAGAGACGGGAAGATGACACCCGAAGCTGAATCAAAGGTTCTGGTGAGAGAGTTGGACTGGACTCATGACAGCCTCAATGAAGACACCCAGAATGCATTTCACTGGAGACAGAATGACAAAGAGTTAATGCAGCAAGTTAAGTTTATAGTTGCTGCTGATG TGATATATGATGACAACTTGACCGATGCATTTTTCAGGATTCTTCAGAAATTAATGAAAGAGAACCACATTCAAAGAGCATTTATTGCTCTAGAGAAGAG GATCAACTTCAGTTTGGATGATCTGGATGTATCCTCCCCTGCTCACGATCATTTCCTTCAATGGGTAGAGGTCTTGAAGAAGACGGAAGGTTTCGACTGCCGACAGATGAAAACATCATTTCCAAAACGTTTCAATTACACAAGAACTAAGCAACTG GAGCTATGGCAAATAACCTTCTCTCATGTAAGGATTGAAAGTGAAGAGGTTCATCCAGGGAACTAG
- the LOC139959495 gene encoding eukaryotic peptide chain release factor GTP-binding subunit ERF3A-like, whose product MEEQLMDSWDQQDDPGPGDAAENSSMSSQFSNLNVNAKPFIPNVHAPEFVPSFTPKPAEADNSTVEEAEVETETPAETTADATGPEMTETVEDEEEEEEEEEKEEEEEDISTPSPDEELSTDNEVEPIKPTASPSPPTSKKKEPVQEEIKSKKEPVNVVFIGHVDAGKSTIGGHIMYLTGQVDKRTLEKYEREAKEKNRESWYLSWALDTNQEERDKGKTVEVGRASFETDKKHFTMLDAPGHKSFVPNMIGGAAQADLAVLVISARKGEFETGFERGGQTREHTMLAKTAGVKHLVVLVNKMDDQTVNWSEERFEECKEKLLPFMRKVGFHTKKDLHFIPVSGITGANLKVPFTECPWYKGPPFIQFIDDLPSLRRNSDGPLRMPVMDKFKDMGTILLGKLESGKIEKGANLIIMPNKNAVEVLQIWVDDCESDTAFTGENVKLKVRGIEEEDVLPGFVVCEPTNLCHTCKVFDAQIVILEHKSIICPGYSAVLHIHNAVEEVQIQTFIGLIDKKTGKRSKGHPRFIKQDQIAIARLEAQELFCLESFNDFPQMGRFTLRDEGKTIAIGKVLKLL is encoded by the exons ATGGAAGAACAATTGATGGACAGTTGGGATCAACAGGATGATCCTGGTCCAGGGGATGCGGCAGAAAACTCCAGCATGTCCTCGCAGTTTTCCAATCTAAATGTCAACGCAAAGCCTTTCATACCCAATGTACATGCCCCAGAGTTTGTACCATCATTTACCCCGAAACCAGCGGAGGCTGACAAct CAACTGTTGAAGAAGCTGAAGTTGAAACAGAGACACCAGCAGAAACTACAGCAG ATGCTACTGGCCCTGAGATGACAGAGACAGtggaagatgaagaagaagaggaagaagaagaggaaaaagaagaggaagaagaagatatTTCAACTCCTTCACCAGATGAAGAATTGTCGACAG ATAATGAGGTGGAACCCATAAAACCCACAGCATCTCCTAGTCCACCGAcatcaaaaaaaaaggaacctgTGCAAGAGGAGATCAAGTCAAAGAAAGAACCGGTTAATGTAGTTTTCATTGGTCATGTCG ATGCTGGAAAGTCTACGATAGGAGGTCACATCAT GTACCTAACGGGTCAAGTTGATAAAAGAACGTTAGAGAAATATGAAAGGGAGGCTAAGGAGAAAAACAGGGAAAGTTG gTATTTGTCATGGGCATTAGACACAAATCAAGAGGAGCGTGACAAGGGTAAGACAGTGGAGGTAGGACGAGCGTCCTTTGAGACGGACAAGAAACATTTTACAATGTTGGACGCCCCAGGACACAAGAGTTTTGTACCCAACATGATAGGTGGAGCAGCACAGGCAGATTTAGCTGTTTTG GTTATATCAGCGAGGAAAGGTGAATTTGAAACAGGCTTTGAGAGAGGAGGGCAGACCAGAGAACACACCATGTTGGCAAAAACGGCCGGAGTCAAACATCTAGTCGTCCTAGTGAACAAAATGGATGACCAAACTGTTAACTGGTCTGAAGAGAG ATTTGAAGAGTGTAAAGAAAAGCTGCTTCCTTTTATGAGGAAAGTCGGTTTCCACACCAAAAAGGATTTACATTTCATTCCCGTATCAGGCATCACAGGAGCTAACTTAAAGGTTCCATTTACAGAATGCCCTTGGTACAA AGGACCTCCATTCATTCAGTTCATCGATGACCTGCCTTCATTAAGAAGAAATTCTGACGGTCCTTTAAGGATGCCTGTAATGGATAAATTCAAG GATATGGGTACCATTCTCCTTGGGAAGCTGGAATCTGGCAAAATAGAGAAAGGGGCTAACTTGATAATCATGCCAAACAAG AATGCCGTAGAAGTTCTTCAAATTTGGGTTGATGATTGTGAATCAGACACTGCGTTCACGGGAGAGAATGTGAAACTTAAAGTCCGAGGTATTGAAGAAGAG GATGTGCTGCCTGGTTTTGTAGTTTGCGAACCAACCAACTTGTGCCACACGTGTAAAGTATTTGATGCTCAG ATTGTAATATTGGAGCATAAATCCATCATATGTCCCGGCTATAGTGCTGTTTTGCATATTCACAATGCAGTGGAAGAAGTTCAAATCCAG ACATTCATTGGTCTGATAGACAAGAAAACCGGGAAAAGAAGTAAAGGACACCCTCGTTTTATCAAGCAAGATCAGATCGCCATCGCAAGATTGGAAGCGCAGGAACTCTTCTGCCTGGAATCTTTTAATGATTTCCCACAAATGGGGCGATTTACTCTGAGAGATGAAG GTAAGACGATTGCAATCGGCAAGGTTCTGAAGCTCCTGTAA